In the genome of Desulfomonilaceae bacterium, the window TGTTTGCGGACATCCGGGGATGGACCACCCTGCTCGAAAAGATGACCCCAGAGGAGGCTTTCAGGTTTATCAATGCCTATCTCAGACGAGTGAACCCCGTGATCAAGGAATGCAATGGGTTCATAGATCAATTCTATGGCGATGGCGTGATGGCGCTCTTCCCTGGAACACCGGATGATGCGGTGAGGGCAGCCGTCCGAATGCAGGAAGCCGTGGCCGAGTACAACAGGCAACGCGAGAAGGATGGCTTTGGCCCGATCGGAATTGGAGTAGGACTCCACCGTGCCGATCTCATGCTGGGCGTCATCGGTAGTGAAGATCGCATGCAAGGGGCCGTGGTCGCGGATGCGGTAAACCTTGCCGCACGAATCGAGGGTTTGAACAAGATCTACGGGTCCTATGTCAGCCTGAGTGACGAGACTCTTTCCGCCATGAAAGAATCAGACCGATACAGGTGTCGCTTCATAGACAAAGTGCGTGTAAAGGGAAGAGAGGACGCGGTCACTGTTTACGAAGTGTTTGAGGGTGATCCTGCAGGTCTTGCCGAATTAAAAGAGCAGACGAAACCAGCATTTGAGAGCGGTATTCAGCTCTACTACAGTAAAAAATTTTCGGAAGCCAGCGTTCATTTCAATCAGGTACTGGAGAAAAATCCTGCGGATCTGGCCGCCCGAATCTATCTGAAACGCTGCGCCAACTACATGGTGAACGGAGTTCCACCCGATTGGACTGGAGTGGAAACGCTTCTTGAGAAATAGAGAAACATGCAAGTTGACTGAGTTCCGGTGAGGTGTC includes:
- a CDS encoding response regulator: MLEGEKKPKVLIVDDTPDNIQILMGTLKDQYAIVAAINGEKALKMAVAEPRPDLILLDIMMPGMDGFEVCNRLKSDPETRDIPVIFLSALDDTANKVKGFTTGAVDYISKPFQPQEVHVRVNTHLTMSRLKRSLAEKNEELRVYSEGLEERVKQRTAELASLNNIYERFVPREFIDLLQKNSILEINLGDQVSRNMTVMFADIRGWTTLLEKMTPEEAFRFINAYLRRVNPVIKECNGFIDQFYGDGVMALFPGTPDDAVRAAVRMQEAVAEYNRQREKDGFGPIGIGVGLHRADLMLGVIGSEDRMQGAVVADAVNLAARIEGLNKIYGSYVSLSDETLSAMKESDRYRCRFIDKVRVKGREDAVTVYEVFEGDPAGLAELKEQTKPAFESGIQLYYSKKFSEASVHFNQVLEKNPADLAARIYLKRCANYMVNGVPPDWTGVETLLEK